The Edwardsiella tarda ATCC 15947 = NBRC 105688 region GTAGAGCATGTCTTAGCCACTCAGACCCTCAAGCAGGGGCGAGCGCGGACCATGAAGATCGCGATCGAGGGCGAATGTGCCGTCGGGATCAGCGCCAAAGATCTGGTGCTGGCGGTGATCGGCCACATCGGTCACGCCGGCGGCACCGGTTATGTGGTGGAATTCTGTGGCCCGGCAGTGGAGGCGCTATCGATGGAGGGGCGCATGACGCTGTGCAATATGGCGATCGAGCTGGGTGCCAAGGCTGGGCTAGTCGCCCCGGACGAGACGACCTACGCCTACCTGCGTGATAAGCCGTTCGCACCACAAGGTGAGCAGTGGCGGCAAGCGGTCGACTACTGGCGTACGCTGCGCGCCGATCCGGACGCACATTACGATCGCGTCGTCACCCTGCAGGCCAGTGAGATCGCCCCACAGGTAACGTGGGGCACCAATCCCGGCCAGGTAATCGCCATCGATACGCCGATCCCCCATCCCGATACGCTGGCCGACCCGATCGCCCGCGCCTCGGCCTGTAAGGCATTAGCCTATATGGATCTGCAACCCGGCGTGCGCATGAGCGAGATCGCCGTCGATCGGGTCTTCATCGGTTCCTGCACCAACTCACGCATCGAGGATCTGCGCGCGGCCGCCGCCATCGCCCGCGGGCGCCGTGTCGCGCCTGGCGTGCAGGCCATGGTGGTTCCTGGCTCCGGCCCGGTCAAGGCGCAGGCCGAGGCGGAAGGGCTAGACGTGATCTTTACCGAGGCGGGTTTCGAATGGCGCCTGCCGGGCTGTTCCATGTGCCTGGCTATGAACAACGACCGCTTAGGCGCGGGAGAGCGCTGCGCCTCAACCAGCAATCGTAATTTCGAGGGGCGTCAAGGCCGTGGTGGGCGCACCCACTTGGTCAGCCCAGCCATGGCCGCCGCCGCCGCCATCTGTGGCCACTTCGCCGATATCCGCCAGTTCCAGGAGGGGAACCATGACTGAATTCATTCGCCACACCGGCATCGTGGTGCCCCTGGATGCCGCCAATGTCGATACCGATGCCATCATTCCCAAGCAGTTTCTGCAGAAGGTGACGCGTAGCGGATTTGGCCGCCATCTGTTCCATGACTGGCGCTTCCTCGACGACGCAGGCGAACGCCCGCATCCCGACTTCGTCCTTAACCAGGCCGCCTACCGCCAAGGCAGCATCTTGCTAACACGAGAAAACTTTGGCTGTGGCTCCTCACGCGAACACGCCCCCTGGGCGCTGAGTGACTACGGCTTTCGGGTGATCATCGCCCCCAGTTTTGCCGACATCTTCTATAGCAACGCCTTAAACAGCCAACTGCTCCCGATTACCCTCAGCGAGGCGCAAATCGACACGCTGTTCGCCCTGGTCAACGCCGCGCCGGGCATCGCCTTCAGCGTCGACCTAGAACAGCAGACACTGCAGGCAGGAGAACAACGCTATCCCTTCCATCTCGATCCGTTCCGGCGCCATTGCCTGATGCGTGGGTTGGACAGCATCGGCCTGACCTTGCAACATGAGGCGGACATCGCCGCCTATGAGGCACGCCGTCCCACCTTCTTGCGTTAAGCACACGGCGGGCCGGAAACCCGACCCGCCGTGCTCATACCGCGTTCAGCACCCCCCTCGATAGCCAGCTCGATTACCAGTAGCCCAGCCAATGCCACCATAGGCTACCGACGCTCAGCCACAGCGTCAGGTTCACCACGCTGAGAATGAAACCGGTCTTCCACCATTCGCCTAGCGTGACATAGCCAGATCCAAAGATGATCGGTGCGGTACCGGTAGCGTAATGCGTCAGCGACATCATCAACGATGAAGAGAACGCCAGGACCAAGGCGAACAGTGCCGGCGGTACCCCCAACGCTAAACCGGCGGCGAAGAAGGCGGCAAACATGGCGGTAATGTGCGCCGTGGTACTCGCAAAGAAGTAGTGCGCGTACACATAGACCAAGGTCAACAACACCATCGCGCCGACCCAATGCATCCCCAGGCCATCGATCAACAGGCTGACACTCTGCGAAAGCCAGGCTATCAAGCCGAGTTTGCCGAGGAACGTCGCCATCATCACCAACGCGGCAAACCACACCACCGTGTCCCAGGCACCTTTACACTTCAACAAGTCATCCCAG contains the following coding sequences:
- the leuC gene encoding 3-isopropylmalate dehydratase large subunit, coding for MGQTLYQKLYDAHLVRQAEGETPLLYIDRHLVHEVTSPQAFDGLRAKGRRVRRPELTFATMDHNVSTQSRDIHACGEMARIQMETLIANCREFGIQLYDLHHPLQGIVHVIGPEQGMTLPGSTIVCGDSHTATHGAFGALAFGIGTSEVEHVLATQTLKQGRARTMKIAIEGECAVGISAKDLVLAVIGHIGHAGGTGYVVEFCGPAVEALSMEGRMTLCNMAIELGAKAGLVAPDETTYAYLRDKPFAPQGEQWRQAVDYWRTLRADPDAHYDRVVTLQASEIAPQVTWGTNPGQVIAIDTPIPHPDTLADPIARASACKALAYMDLQPGVRMSEIAVDRVFIGSCTNSRIEDLRAAAAIARGRRVAPGVQAMVVPGSGPVKAQAEAEGLDVIFTEAGFEWRLPGCSMCLAMNNDRLGAGERCASTSNRNFEGRQGRGGRTHLVSPAMAAAAAICGHFADIRQFQEGNHD
- the leuD gene encoding 3-isopropylmalate dehydratase small subunit codes for the protein MTEFIRHTGIVVPLDAANVDTDAIIPKQFLQKVTRSGFGRHLFHDWRFLDDAGERPHPDFVLNQAAYRQGSILLTRENFGCGSSREHAPWALSDYGFRVIIAPSFADIFYSNALNSQLLPITLSEAQIDTLFALVNAAPGIAFSVDLEQQTLQAGEQRYPFHLDPFRRHCLMRGLDSIGLTLQHEADIAAYEARRPTFLR